ACGGCGGTGGTGGCCCGGGCGCGAATCCGGCAAACGACCAACGAACGCAAACCGAGCCGGCTTAAAAGCTTTTATAAGCGAACGTTGATGCGTTCGCGCGTGGCTGTAAAGGCATGTCCGGATTGGTGTTACCTCCGGGCAGTGACGCTGAATGCTTTTATTCTTCACAAGTGTTTAAGATCCGGTGATCTTCGCTTGACTTACCGGCGGGACGGGGAACGGCTGCGCAACTGGCGGAATCCGACAGTTGGCCAATTGTGGGGGGGTTCCTCCGCGTCGCGACGAGCAGTGCCTGCCAACGTATGCAAAAGTCGATGTTCATCGCTCTGCTTCGCTTGGCGCGAATTGGCCATCTTCAAAACGCCCGGAAGGCGCCGTTGTAGAAACGGATGCCGACGCATTCCGTCGCGGAAGCGCAAAATATTTGGCGACGAGGGTTTGCGACTTATCCGTTGGAGGAGTGTCATCCGTGATCCTGCTCACTTTGGCTGCGCGCAGCCAAAGTGCCAGCGGGCCCGCTCGTCTGCGGCAGCCCGCGCCGAGGCGACACGCGTGTCGCATGGGCACGGAGTCAACGGCTTTCCTCTCGCGGAGCGAAAGGGCTACGGTCGGCAGTTTGGCCGCGCGCGGCCAAACTGCCTGCGGCCGGTTCGTCACCGGCGGCACGCGCCGAGGCGGCACGCGCCGAGGCGACACGCGTGTCGCATGGGCGCGGAGTAAGCGGCTTTTCTCTCGAGGAGCGAAAGGGCTACGGTCGGCACTTTGGCCGCGCGCGGCCAAAGTGCGTGCGGCCCGTTCGTCTCCGGCGGACCGACGATTCCAGTTCCAAGAGGTGCAATATCGCTTGCACCTAAACTTTGTAGCCGTCGCGGTACTTGGGCTTGACGATTTCGGCGACTTCCGGGGCGTTGGTCGCCACGAGGTTCTTGGCGTCCCACTCGATCTTCTTGCCGGGCTGGTCGGCCTCGGGCGCCGCCCAGACCGCCAGGTTGCCCAGCAGGATCGTCTCGGTCAGTCCGCCGGCATAGTCGGCGAAGTTCGACCGGGCCTGTTCGCCGCCGCGGATTGCCCGCACCCACTCCTCGAAGTGGCCCGGCGAGTGGACAAAATCGACCTTCGGCTCGTCGATGCCGCCGGTCAACACGATCTGCCGCTCGGCATAGTCGCCCGGTGCGTAGAGCTTGCCCTTCTCGCCGATCACCAGGCAGCCGCTGCTGGCAGCGTGCTTGCCCTCCTTATACTCTTTGGCATATCCCTCTTTGTCGCCCAGCACCAAGCAGCCGCTCTGGGTCGGATCGGCGCCGTCGAACAACTCCTTGCCCGGCTTCTGTCCGCCGTCGTACCAGGCAAACTTCACAGCCGGCCGCTTGTCGTTGGCGGGGAAGTCGAAATCGATCACCGACCACTTGGGATAGCTGTCGCGGTTGTGGCCGGAGGTTTTCGCCTGGACCGCGGTCGGGTCTTTTAGGGCGAGCGCCATGTAGGGCATGTTCACCGTGTGGCAGGCCATATCGCCCAACGCCCCGGTGCCGAAATCCCACCAGCCACGCCAAGAGAACGGATGGTAGCCTTCGCCATAGGGACGATAAGGAGCAGGGCCGAGCCACTCCTCCCAGTGAATGACCGAAGGCACTTCCACCGGCGATGGCCGGGCGACGCCCTGCGCCCAGATCGGCCGGTTCGTCCAGACATGGACTTCGATCACTTTGCCCAACGCGCCCGACTGAATGATCGCCGCCGCCCGGCGGAGCGAATCGTTGGCCGTCCCCTGGTTGCCCATTTGCGTGGCGACCTTTTTGGCACGGGCAATCTCGCCCAGCCGACGCGCTTCCCAAATCGAGTGCGTGAGCGGCTTCTGGCAGAAGCAGTGCTTGCCCATCTGCATGGCCATCGCGGCCACCACGGCGTGGCAGTGGTCGGGCGTGCTGACCGTCACGGCGTCGATGCTGGAACCCATTTCCTCCAGCATCTTGCGGAAGTCGTTGTACTTCTTGGCGCCCTCGAATTTCTTCGAGGCCGCAGTCAGCCGGCGATCGTCGATGTCGCAAATGGCGACCACGTCTCCGTGCTTGCCGGCGTCGGCTGAGTCGCTCTCGCCTTTGCCGCCGATGCCCACGCAGGCCATGCGGATTTTTTCATTGGGCGACTTGCTCTCTTCGGCCTGCAGGCCGGCCGCGGCCCAAAAACCGACGCCCGTGGCGGCGGTGGTCTGAAGAAACTGACGACGACTTGAATTGCGGGGCATTGCGGAAACTCCTTGCCGGGTAGGGATGGAAAAAGCGGGTGCTACGGAGCTCCCTAGGATAACGCGCCAGCCGCCCGTCCACCACCAAAAAAATCTGACCGGCACGTTCCGGACGGCCACGAATGG
This is a stretch of genomic DNA from Pirellulales bacterium. It encodes these proteins:
- a CDS encoding Gfo/Idh/MocA family oxidoreductase; its protein translation is MPRNSSRRQFLQTTAATGVGFWAAAGLQAEESKSPNEKIRMACVGIGGKGESDSADAGKHGDVVAICDIDDRRLTAASKKFEGAKKYNDFRKMLEEMGSSIDAVTVSTPDHCHAVVAAMAMQMGKHCFCQKPLTHSIWEARRLGEIARAKKVATQMGNQGTANDSLRRAAAIIQSGALGKVIEVHVWTNRPIWAQGVARPSPVEVPSVIHWEEWLGPAPYRPYGEGYHPFSWRGWWDFGTGALGDMACHTVNMPYMALALKDPTAVQAKTSGHNRDSYPKWSVIDFDFPANDKRPAVKFAWYDGGQKPGKELFDGADPTQSGCLVLGDKEGYAKEYKEGKHAASSGCLVIGEKGKLYAPGDYAERQIVLTGGIDEPKVDFVHSPGHFEEWVRAIRGGEQARSNFADYAGGLTETILLGNLAVWAAPEADQPGKKIEWDAKNLVATNAPEVAEIVKPKYRDGYKV